One Eubacterium sp. 1001713B170207_170306_E7 genomic region harbors:
- the gatB gene encoding Asp-tRNA(Asn)/Glu-tRNA(Gln) amidotransferase subunit GatB: protein MEYDIVIGMEIHAELATKSKIFCSCSTQFGADENTHTCPVCLGMPGVLPVLNEKVVEYAARAGLALNCHIANFSKMDRKNYFYPDLPKAYQTSQFDLPICTGGVVDIEVEGEKKEIGITRIHIEEDAGKLLHESADGTLVDVNRCGVPLIEIVTEPDIRGAEEARVFAEKIRNILEYVGVSDCKMEEGSIRFDVNLSVKEKGSDVLGTRTEMKNLNSFRALVRAVQYESKRQIIELKKGHRIIQETRKWDDVKGVSSSMRSKEEAHDYRYFPEPDLVPIVVTDETIEQIKSGLPELPEAKRARYVAEYKLPDYDAGVLTASKVTAKFFEETVVLYDEPKQISNWLMVDIPAMLKEKELSMEDIPFTPAELAELLKLIKDGTISGTIGKKVLVKMFEEDKNPKAIVEENNWAQMSDTSELESIIAQIIEDNPKSIEDIGAGNQKAYGFLTGQVMKATKGQANPQVANKIIRELVAKKLES, encoded by the coding sequence AGATGAAAATACACACACCTGCCCGGTATGCCTCGGTATGCCCGGGGTGCTGCCGGTACTCAACGAAAAGGTTGTTGAGTATGCCGCAAGAGCCGGACTGGCCCTGAACTGCCATATTGCGAATTTCAGCAAAATGGACCGTAAAAACTACTTCTACCCCGACCTGCCAAAGGCCTATCAGACCTCCCAGTTTGACCTGCCCATCTGTACCGGCGGGGTGGTGGATATCGAAGTGGAAGGCGAAAAAAAGGAAATCGGCATCACCCGTATCCACATCGAGGAGGACGCCGGCAAGCTGCTTCACGAATCCGCCGACGGCACCCTGGTCGATGTGAACCGCTGCGGCGTGCCGCTCATCGAGATCGTCACTGAGCCGGATATCCGCGGAGCGGAGGAAGCCCGCGTCTTTGCGGAAAAAATCCGCAATATTTTGGAATACGTGGGCGTTTCTGACTGTAAAATGGAGGAGGGCTCCATCCGTTTCGACGTCAACCTCTCGGTCAAGGAAAAGGGCAGTGATGTGCTGGGAACCCGTACAGAGATGAAGAACCTGAACTCCTTCCGAGCCCTGGTGCGCGCGGTCCAGTACGAGAGCAAACGCCAGATCATCGAGCTTAAAAAAGGCCACCGCATTATCCAGGAAACCCGTAAGTGGGACGATGTCAAAGGTGTCAGCTCCTCCATGCGAAGCAAGGAAGAAGCCCACGACTACCGCTATTTCCCGGAACCGGACCTGGTGCCCATCGTCGTTACCGACGAGACCATCGAGCAGATCAAGTCTGGACTGCCGGAACTGCCGGAGGCCAAGCGCGCCCGCTACGTGGCAGAGTACAAGCTGCCGGACTACGACGCCGGTGTTCTGACTGCCTCCAAGGTGACCGCTAAATTCTTCGAGGAAACCGTTGTGCTGTACGACGAGCCCAAGCAGATCTCCAACTGGCTGATGGTGGATATCCCGGCCATGCTCAAGGAAAAAGAACTGTCAATGGAAGATATTCCCTTCACTCCAGCCGAGCTGGCTGAGCTGTTAAAGCTCATCAAGGACGGGACCATCAGCGGGACCATCGGCAAAAAGGTTCTGGTGAAGATGTTTGAAGAGGACAAAAACCCCAAGGCCATTGTCGAAGAAAACAACTGGGCCCAGATGAGCGATACCAGTGAGCTGGAGAGCATCATCGCCCAGATTATTGAAGACAACCCGAAATCCATCGAGGATATCGGAGCCGGTAACCAGAAGGCTTACGGCTTCCTGACCGGTCAGGTCATGAAGGCCACCAAGGGGCAGGCAAACCCACAGGTCGCCAACAAGATCATCCGCGAGCTGGTCGCCAAAAAACTGGAAAGCTGA
- the rph gene encoding ribonuclease PH has protein sequence MNRIDGRTNAGLRPVSITRHFTRNAQGSVLIEVGNTKVICTAMVEDKVPPFLRGEKKGWVTAEYEMLPSSTGSRKGRDRSRGKIDGRTVEIQRLIGRSLRSVIDMEKLGERTIWIDCDVIQADGGTRTASITGAFVALYDAVSWLMEESVIDAWPINGYVAATSVGINQNEPILDLCYEEDSTAEVDMNIVMTDKGEIVEIQGTGEERPFTKDEFQKLLALGEDGVNKLISIQKEALGIN, from the coding sequence TTGAATCGAATTGACGGAAGAACAAATGCGGGCCTGAGACCTGTGAGCATCACCCGGCATTTTACAAGAAACGCCCAGGGCTCGGTGCTCATCGAGGTGGGGAATACCAAGGTCATCTGCACCGCCATGGTGGAGGACAAGGTACCGCCCTTTTTAAGAGGTGAAAAAAAGGGCTGGGTCACCGCTGAATATGAAATGCTCCCAAGCTCCACCGGCTCCCGGAAGGGGCGGGACCGCAGCCGCGGCAAAATTGACGGCAGAACCGTTGAAATCCAGCGCTTGATTGGCCGGAGCCTGCGCTCTGTGATCGACATGGAAAAGCTCGGCGAACGCACCATATGGATCGACTGTGACGTGATCCAGGCCGACGGCGGCACCCGCACGGCCTCCATCACCGGAGCCTTTGTTGCCCTGTACGACGCAGTCAGCTGGCTCATGGAGGAAAGTGTCATTGACGCGTGGCCCATTAACGGCTACGTGGCGGCCACCAGTGTCGGGATCAACCAGAATGAGCCCATTCTTGACCTCTGCTATGAGGAGGACTCCACCGCCGAGGTCGATATGAACATCGTCATGACCGACAAGGGCGAGATCGTGGAAATCCAGGGAACCGGAGAGGAACGCCCCTTTACCAAGGATGAGTTTCAAAAGCTCCTAGCTCTGGGGGAAGACGGCGTGAACAAACTGATAAGCATTCAGAAAGAGGCGCTGGGAATAAACTGA
- a CDS encoding XTP/dITP diphosphatase, which translates to MKTIVLATGNKDKAREIKAMLDHKFEVKTMKDMGIDVEIIEDGDTFEDNALIKVRAIQPFVEDSEMIIMGDDSGLSVDALDGAPGIYSARYAGEDVTYRDNNEKLLKEMQDVPEEKRGAEFVSVIAMILPDGQELTVRGTVRGRISFDFMGEEGFGYDPLFIVEETGKSYAQMAPEEKNDISHRARAVARAKQILEKYQ; encoded by the coding sequence ATGAAAACCATCGTGCTTGCAACCGGAAATAAAGACAAGGCCCGTGAAATCAAGGCCATGCTGGACCATAAATTTGAAGTAAAGACCATGAAGGACATGGGAATCGACGTCGAGATCATCGAGGACGGCGACACCTTTGAGGACAATGCCCTGATCAAGGTGAGAGCCATTCAGCCCTTTGTGGAGGACTCTGAAATGATCATCATGGGGGATGACTCCGGCCTGTCGGTGGACGCGCTGGACGGCGCGCCGGGCATCTACTCCGCCCGCTATGCCGGGGAGGACGTAACCTACCGTGATAACAATGAGAAGCTTTTAAAAGAAATGCAGGATGTACCTGAGGAAAAACGCGGCGCCGAATTTGTCAGCGTGATCGCCATGATTCTGCCGGACGGCCAGGAGCTGACTGTCAGAGGAACCGTCAGAGGCCGGATTTCCTTCGACTTTATGGGTGAGGAGGGCTTTGGTTACGACCCGCTCTTTATCGTGGAAGAAACAGGCAAAAGCTATGCGCAGATGGCGCCAGAGGAAAAGAATGATATCAGCCACCGTGCCAGAGCGGTAGCGCGCGCAAAGCAGATTTTAGAAAAATACCAGTAG